The proteins below come from a single Eubacterium limosum genomic window:
- a CDS encoding conjugal transfer protein TrbL family protein has protein sequence MDWLGKLITNQFVNSGDAQNSIIQVFKDLASGVGLVKTIMYPEVSLGDSINSLFGNIYGLILGIAIALIVLKVVHKANKTYGLGDDDPSQDPIFLFKKMLQAVIVAVGFNSILYFVLFGIVAGTVSTISGMVIGSLGQAFQDSFLSGDWTETLFNLIKNIADIFSAPFTSILLILYIISCIIMYFKFIMRSCELVFLRIGFPISCVGIIDSDYGVFKPYIKKFFQAATSIIIQIGLLHLSLGLILMPIVDANTSITMTNTIWACCCLWTAFSVPHILQEFLLWGGGSSGFSSTINTGANVIRAVNIFK, from the coding sequence TTGGATTGGTTAGGAAAACTCATCACAAATCAATTTGTCAATTCTGGTGACGCCCAAAACTCAATAATACAAGTATTTAAGGATCTTGCATCTGGAGTTGGACTTGTAAAGACCATTATGTATCCAGAAGTTTCACTGGGGGACTCAATCAATTCCTTGTTTGGAAATATTTATGGATTGATTCTCGGCATTGCAATTGCATTGATCGTACTCAAAGTAGTACATAAAGCGAATAAAACATATGGCCTCGGTGATGATGATCCGTCTCAAGACCCAATTTTTCTTTTTAAGAAAATGTTGCAGGCAGTTATTGTTGCTGTGGGATTTAACAGCATTCTGTATTTTGTTTTATTTGGAATTGTGGCGGGAACTGTAAGCACGATCTCAGGCATGGTAATTGGCAGCTTGGGTCAAGCCTTTCAGGATAGCTTTCTTTCTGGCGATTGGACAGAAACATTATTTAATTTAATCAAAAACATAGCGGATATTTTTTCAGCGCCATTTACGTCGATATTACTGATTTTGTACATTATTTCGTGCATTATCATGTATTTTAAATTCATTATGCGTTCCTGTGAACTGGTCTTCCTGCGCATAGGCTTTCCGATCAGCTGTGTTGGAATCATCGATTCAGACTATGGTGTTTTTAAACCCTATATTAAGAAATTTTTTCAGGCAGCAACGTCAATTATTATTCAAATCGGATTACTCCACTTGTCGTTGGGTTTAATCCTGATGCCGATTGTCGATGCAAATACTTCAATTACAATGACCAATACAATATGGGCCTGTTGTTGCTTATGGACAGCATTTTCAGTGCCTCACATTTTGCAGGAATTCTTGTTGTGGGGTGGTGGATCGTCTGGATTCTCGTCGACAATAAACACTGGCGCAAATGTTATTCGCGCCGTCAATATTTTTAAATAG